One genomic segment of Sminthopsis crassicaudata isolate SCR6 chromosome 4, ASM4859323v1, whole genome shotgun sequence includes these proteins:
- the LRRC8B gene encoding volume-regulated anion channel subunit LRRC8B, with the protein MLSLSELKYIADSQSSCHILKPWWDVFWYYLTLIMLLVAVLSGALQLADTKILCCLPCKVELNDRCVVPLDMFKVNNTPSNSVSQVTPPIRIQNDLHKQQYAYIDAVCYEKQLHWFAKFFPYLVLLHTLIFAACSNFWLHYPSTSSRIEHFVSILHKCFDSPWTTRALSETVAEQSVSVPLRKSRVLFSPSGLSTNTSASKQSLHIGQANMETGLESPTSSVLDKKEGEQAKAIFEKVKRFRLHVEQKDVIYRVYMKQIIIKVILFLIIIAYVPYFLTYITLEIDCPIDMQAFTGYKRYHCVYALAEIFQVLASFYVIMVLFYGLTSSYSLWWMLRSSLKEYSFEALREKSNYSDIPDVKNDFAFILHLADQYDPLYSKRFSIFLSEVSENKLKQINLNNEWTMEKLKNKLVKNCQDKVELHLFMLSGLPDNVFELTEIEVLTLELIPEVKLPPAISTLINLKELNLYHSSLLVDRPALNFLEDNLKILRLKFTERGKIPRWIFHLKNLKELYLSGYIISDTLSSLSAVQSPTPGFQDLRNLRTLYLKSTLSRIPQVITDTLPALQKLSLDNEGNKLVVLNNLKKMVNLKSLELINCDLERIPHSIFSLIHLHELNLKENNLKTIEEIISFQHLQNLSCLKLWHNHIAYIPAQIGALSNLEQLYLDHNKIENMPLQLFLCTKLTHLDLSYNNLTFIPEEIQFLTNLLYFAVTSNYIETLPSGLFQCKKLQTLLLGRNSLMTLPPLIGELTNLTQLELIGNHLEVLPPELEACPSLKRSCVLAEENLLNTLSPPPTERLQTCLDKC; encoded by the exons CATATTGAAACCATGGTGGGATGTCTTCTGGTACTATCTCACCCTGATTATGTTGCTGGTTGCGGTGTTGTCTGGAGCTCTCCAGCTTGCTGATACCAAAATCTTGTGCTGTCTTCCTTGTAAAGTAGAACTCAACGATCGTTGTGTAGTGCCTTTGGATATGTTTAAAGTCAACAACACCCCCTCGAATTCTGTGTCCCAAGTGACGCCACCCATCCGGATCCAGAACGACCTTCACAAGCAGCAATACGCCTATATTGACGCGGTGTGCTACGAAAAGCAGCTCCATTGGTTCGCCAAGTTCTTCCCTTACCTGGTGCTCTTGCACACCCTCATCTTTGCCGCGTGCAGTAACTTCTGGCTTCACTACCCCAGCACCAGTTCTAGAATCGAGCATTTCGTCTCCATCCTCCATAAGTGTTTTGATTCTCCCTGGACCACTCGCGCTCTTTCAGAAACCGTAGCTGAACAGTCTGTAAGTGTCCCCCTCCGAAAGTCCAGAGTTCTTTTTTCACCCTCTGGCTTATCTACAAACACCAGTGCTAGCAAGCAGTCGTTACACATCGGGCAGGCAAACATGGAGACCGGTCTCGAAAGCCCAACCTCCAGCGTCCTAGACAAAAAAGAAGGAGAGCAAGCGAAAGCcatttttgaaaaagtaaaaagatttcGATTGCATGTGGAGCAGAAGGATGTCATCTACAGAGTCTACATGAAGCAGATCATAatcaaagtcattttatttctcattatcATAGCTTACGTCCCATATTTTTTGACCTATATCACCCTAGAAATCGACTGCCCCATTGACATGCAGGCCTTCACGGGATATAAACGCTACCACTGCGTCTATGCCTTAGCAGAGATATTTCAGGTACTCGCTTCGTTTTATGTGATTATGGTTCTATTCTATGGCCTCACCTCTTCGTACAGCTTGTGGTGGATGCTGAGGAGTTCCCTGAAGGAATACTCCTTTGAGGCGCTGAGAGAGAAAAGCAACTACAGCGACATCCCCGATGTTAAGAATGATTTTGCATTTATTCTTCACCTTGCAGACCAGTACGATCCGCTCTACTCCAAGCgcttctccatatttctctcagAGGTGAGCGAGAACAAGCTGAAACAGATCAACCTCAATAACGAATGGACGATGGAGAAGCTCAAAAACAAGCTGGTGAAAAATTGCCAGGACAAAGTGGAACTCCATCTCTTTATGCTGAGTGGGCTCCCAGATAATGTCTTTGAGCTGACCGAGATAGAGGTGCTCACTCTCGAGCTGATCCCTGAGGTCAAGCTGCCCCCCGCCATCTCTACACTCATCAACCTCAAAGAGCTGAATCTTTATCATTCCTCCCTCCTGGTGGACCGCCCCGCGCTGAACTTCTTGGAGGACAATTTGAAAATACTCCGCCTGAAATTTACGGAAAGGGGCAAGATTCCTCGTTGGATATTTCACCTAAAAAACCTCAAGGAGCTTTATCTGTCCGGCTACATTATATCTGACACCCTGAGCTCCTTGAGCGCGGTACAGAGCCCCACTCCAGGCTTTCAGGACCTCAGGAACCTGAGGACACTGTACTTAAAGAGCACTCTCTCCCGGATCCCCCAGGTGATCACCGATACGCTGCCGGCACTGCAGAAGTTGTCCCTCGATAACGAGGGAAACAAACTGGTGGTGTTGAATAATTTGAAAAAGATGGTAAATTTGAAAAGCCTGGAGCtcatcaattgtgatttagagcgtATTCCTCACTCCATTTTCAGCCTCATCCATCTGCAtgaattaaacttaaaagaaaacaatcttaAAACCATCGAAGAGATCATCAGCTTCCAGCATCTCCAGAACCTTTCATGCTTAAAACTGTGGCACAACCACATCGCCTACATTCCCGCCCAGATAGGTGCCCTCTCCAACCTAGAGCAGCTCTACCTGGACCACAACAAGATCGAGAATATGCCGCTGCAGCTCTTCCTCTGCACCAAACTGACCCATCTGGATCTCAGCTACAACAACCTGACCTTCATTCCCGAGGAGATTCAGTTTCTGACAAACCTGCTGTATTTTGCGGTGACGAGCAACTAT attgAAACGTTGCCAAGTGGATTGTTTCAGTGCAAAAAGCTGCAGACCTTACTCTTGGGGAGGAATAGCTTGATGACTCTGCCCCCTCTCATTGGGGAGTTGACAAACCTGACACAGTTGGAGCTCATTGGAAACCACCTCGAGGTCCTCCCTCCAGAGCTGGAAGCATGCCCGTCCCTAAAGCGGAGCTGTGTGCTTGCTGAAGAAAACCTGCTGAATACTCTATCTCCTCCCCCCACAGAAAGGTTGCAGACATGCTTGGATAAATGTTGA